The genome window AAGAAATCAGGGCACCAGCCCTAGCATGGCTGAGTGAGGCTGTTTCCTGCGAGAGATCTCCACAGACAGCATTCgtgggcaggctgggagggatggcctGGATTCACTTTGGAGTGGatccagtgtaaatgagactagAATTGTCCCAGAAGGGCCCAGATACAACAGTGACAGACACTGTAGGTGGAGcctgtgaataaataaattaggtgcattataaaacagtagtaaaataatccccctgctctgtgacccCAAGTCTGACCTTGTACCTGTCAATGGGGCATCATCACTGAATGGGGGAGCTGTTAATGAGGCGCCACAGGGATTGGCTGTAGCCCCCTCACTTGTCAACTTTTTAATTAACGATCTGGAAGTaagtataaaatcactgctgataaagtctgtggctaacacagcttggaggagtggtaaataatgctaGTGACGGGGCCGTTGTATGGAGCAGCCTGGatagtttggtaaactgggattagtaaggaggcaacctagtgacagaggatgtggaaaaagctaatgtactcaatgctttttttgcttctgtcttcagtaacaaggacagctcccagactgctgcgctgggcatcgcaacatggggagtagatggccagccctctgtggagaaagaggtggttagggactatttagaaaagctggacgtgcacaagtccatggggccggacgagttgcatccgagagtgctgaaggaattggcggatgtgattgcagagccattggccattatctttgaaaactcgtggcgaacgggggaagtcccagatgactggaaaaaggctaatgtagtgccaatctttaaaaaagggaagaaggaggatcctgggaactacaggccggtcagcctcacctcagtccccggaaaaatcatggagcaggtcctcaaggaatcaatcctgaagcacttagacgagagtaacgtgatcaggaacagtcagcatggattcaccaagggaaggtcatgcctgactaatctaatcgccttttatgatgagattactggttctgtggatgaagggaaagcagtggatgtattgtttcttgactttagcaaagcttttgacactgtctcccacagtattcttgtcagcaagttaaagaagtatgggctggatgaatgtactttaaggtgggtagaaagttggctagattgtcgggctcaacgggtagtgatcaatggctccatgtctagttggcagccggtgtcaagtggagtgccccaggggtcggtcctggggccggttttgttcaatatcttcataaatgatctggaggatggtgtggattgcactctcagcaaatttgcggatgatactaaactgggaggagtggtagatacgttggagggcagagataggatacagagggacctggacaaattggaggattgggccaaaagaaacctgatgaggttcaataaggataaatgcagggtcctgcacttaggatggaagaacccaatgcacagctacagactagggaccgaatggctaggcagcagttctgcggaaaaggacctaggggttacagtggacgagaagctggatatgagtcagcagtgtgcccttgtagccaagaaggccaatggtattttgggatgtataagtaggggcatagcgagcagatcgagggacgtgatcgttcccctctatttgacattggtgaggcctcatctggagtattgtgtccagttttgggccccacactacaagaaggatgtggataaattggagagagtccagcgaagggcaagaaaaatgattaggggtctggaacacatgacttatgaggagaggctgagggaaccggattgtttagtctgcagaagagaagaatgaggggggatttgatagctgctttcaactacctgagaggtggttccagagaggatggttctaaactattctcagtggtagaagaggacaggacaaggagtaatggtctcaagttgcagtgggggaatctgtgacttccagagacctctgtgacttcagctcgTAGCTCCAAGcgagcccccacagctgcccagccactgtgagcggtgtggggaccccgcagctgaactccccatggacaggtcacgggcttctgtgaatttttctttattgcccgtgacctgccgtgactgttactaaaaatatcccggacaaaatcttagccttacccatggttaagtaggtgaggggaggggggaaaggtgttccttgtagagacccagagatacaggcatgagggacagctggctgcctggggccccatgcccatggagtgtcccagaagacaatggccattcCAATTGCCTGGACATTGGGCACCAAACAATAAATGACCATGGACGGCCCACCCTCCATGGGAAGCCAGCCAAGTGTGCCCAGCGGGAGGACAAAGGACTGGGCTGGGGTTCTAAGTGTGGgcatctggaggcaggagagcagcttgtGGGCTCGGAcgacagaggggacagagggctccgggACTGACCCAGATGGACCTTTCCGTTCTCTGTGTTCACTAAGCACTGTCtgcgctgtgttccagacatgtcaaaaaacagggagagtcaattattttttataaaggtccaaatttcttggtcaaggcatagtcaaggtccagacttcagagaaaataataaaaaataataacaatcatgatcataatcaaataataaaaagatttcaggatctgctggaaagcagctggtggtccagatttggcccgcggtctgcctgttgactgcccctgtaataaccccccctgctttcacaatgctggttgagagtcactccagggtaaggaagtgggggtacatggctccctgggggcctacaagtctcccttgggtatccaactcaggtggacttgctgacgtgaagcaggggtgttgaaggctctgagattcagagtcaggaggcggtgaagtcaggtgactttcctcattggaaaaagtgtgaccttaagggggttgccacactaaagagctcctcccagggaccctgagacagagacccccacacacacacgagacagagaccccccccccacagagaccccccccacagagaccccctcacacacacagagaccctgagacagagacacccccccacacacacacacacgagacagagagacagagaccccccccacagagaccccccacacccacagagaccctgagacagagacacccccccacacacacacacgcgtccTGTGAACCGGGAGTTCGCGGCTATTTCTTAAACCGCGGGCAATTAGCGCAAGATTTGAGGATTCCCTGAACTAGTTAATTGCCAAGAATAACAATTCCTGCAACCCAATCCAGTAAATTTCATAGTgtgtgcccacacacacacacacacacacactggggctgtcaagcgattaaaaaaaatcaccattaagCGCGCGGTTGTACAACgctagaataccatttactttaAATATGTGGCATTCTTACATCTTCCAGTATATTAATTTCAatcacaacacaatacaaagtgtacagtcctcactttatatttatttttgattacaaatatttgcgctgtaaaaacaaaaacattgtgtttttcagctcacctcatacccgtactgtagtgcaatctctttcccataaaagttgaacttacaaatgtagaattatgtaaaaaaacagcaaccctacattcaaaaataaagcagtgtaaaattttagagcccacaagtcccctcagtcctacttcttggtcagccaatcgctcagacaagcaagggtagttacaatttgcaggagataatgctgccgcttcttgtttacagtgtcacctgaaagtgagagcaggagttcgcatggcactgctgtagctagtgttgcaagttatttacatgccaggtgcgctaaagattcatatgtcccttcatgcttcaaccaccattccagaggatatgcctccgtgctgatgacgggttctgctcgataaagatccaaagcagtgcggaccgatgacacgtgttcattttcatcatctgagtcggatgcctccagcagaaggctgattttctcttttggtggtttgggttctgtagtttccgcatcggagtgttgctcttttaagacttctaaaagcgtgctccacacctcgtccctctcagactttggatggcacttcagattcttaaaccttgggccgaGCGCTGTcgctgtttttagaaatctcacattggtactttctttgcgttttgtcaaatctgctgtgaaagtgttcttaaaacgaatatgtgctgggtcatcatccaagactgcaataacatgaaacatatgcagaatgcaggtaaaatagagcaggagacctacaattctccccccaaggagtacagtcacaaatttaattgatgtattatttttttaacgagcatcatcagcatggaagtatgtcctctggaatggtggccgaagcatgaaggggcatacgaatgtttagcatatctggcatatcttgcaacgctgggtacaaaagtgccatgtgaacgcctgttctcactttcaggtgacattgtaaataagaagcaggcaacagtatctcccgtcagttgtaaacaaacttttgtcttagcgattggcagaataagaagtaggactgagtggactggtaggctctgaagttttaaactgttttgtttttgagtgcagttatgcaaccaaaaaaaacccaactgcatttgttacactttcacaataaagagtttgcacttcagtacttgtatgaggtgaattgaaaaatactatttcttgtgttttatcatttttacagggcatatatttgtaataaaaaataataatataaagtgagcactctgcactttgtattctgtgttgtaattgaaatcagtattgaaaatgtatcaaaaaaatttaataaatttcaattggtcttctattgttataagtgtgattaatcgcgattgatttttttgagttaatcgtgtgagataactgtgattgacagccttaacgtacatatataaaataataccaaATCCTCAGAACACCAATGTAATGGGGAAACTAATTCTTACCTTAAAATGACAAGTgattttatgtactcatgtggcaCTTGTTGGCATTGCCCTAGCAACAAAGctattgaaacagaaaagcaagcaGGGTGCGGCAGTGAGGCTGATGCCTAGCAGGGctaccagggaaaaaaaaaattcttttcatttTGCCTGTGCTCCTAAGAGGTTGAGAGTTACCTAAACCCCAAAGCATAaaagtgggagtgggggcaggtgctttgaaacttccattcccaggatggccatggCAAATGGGTCatgagagacagaatctacaggggccagggcagggcttgcAACTAAACTCCCATGTTTCCCTCAGGATTTTCAAACTACACCGGACCCTCACGAGAatgtgggatttgggatccatgccaaaTCCCGCATTTTAGCGGGTACTGCGTTACAGCGGGGACCGCGTTACAATGAAAGTTAATGACCGTTACTAAATTTGGGATCCGCAACCACGTTCTATCAGAATTTGTGTTATCTAGACGtgtgttctagcgagggtccggtgtataacTTTCAGGGTCTCATCTCTGTcaattaaggctatgtctaccctatagcatttacagcggcacagctgcagtgggctagccccttgttctgtgtttgggagtggcaggggatTCATTCAtggtctttttcctctttcaggtgCTTTCAAGGGTCATCATGGTGCACCTTGGTAAGTGCAGACAGGGCTTGTTAGGGGTTGCGTGCACACCATGTTGTACTGGCAGACCCCAGTTTCTGCATCCCTCTAAATCAATCACAGTTAGTGGAGAATGTGCAGCCTTCACCGCTGAACTCTCTTAAGGGTTGGTAGAGCAAATCTGTCATCTTTATTGTAAATAAATTGCTTTAAGACCTCAATCTCCTGGCAAGGTACAGACTTCGATTCCATCATGAAGAATAATCTATTGTTGCTGTGTAAGGGAAGGTTACAgcagttttattgatttttaaatgaaaccaagCTTTTCTCTAAGGCCTTTGGAATTTTTTGGCTCGACGTCTATACACATCTGTTTATAATCAAATCTATTGTGACACCTGTTGATCTTCCCTTCAGCTCATCACCTTATGAAAAATTATCATGGAGGACACGTAGCTATCCGATTGGCTCTTGGTGGTTGTGCCAACAGACCCTTCTTCCGTATAGTGGCCGCATATAACAAGCGAGCACGGGACAGCAAGTATTTGGAGCAAGTGGGCTGCTATGACCCACTCCCAAATAGCCACAATGAAAAGCTTGTTGGCTTGAACATCGAGAGAATCAAACACTGGATTGGTTGTGGAGCACATGTCACAAAACCGGTTGAAAAACTTCTAGGTAACTCAATGTGTTTTTCAATCTGAACTATTTGCTTATTTCTCTTAAAAGACAATAGGTTTTCCTTGGTGATCCTCCGCATACTTGGAGTACCAAAGactctttcttcatttctttgcatGAATTCTTGAGAATATGTATATATGCAATCACCCTTCTTTTGGCCACAGGAAatgggatgtttcagagtagcagccttgttagtctgtctccggaaaaagaacgggaggacttgtggcaccttagagactaacaaattcatttgagcataagctttcgtgggctacagctcacttcatcagatgaatagaatggaacatatagtaagaagatctatacacatacagagaatcatgaaaaggtgggagttgccatacaaactgtaagaggctaattaagatgcgctatcatttgttagtctctaaggtgtcacaagtactcctgttctttttgaggaaatgGGAACGGGTCTCATTTATGGAGACACTGAGCTGGCCGAGACAGCAGTAAAAGGCACTTCAAGCCACTAgagggttggtgagagagacaattacTCTCACTTCTTAAAAGTctcattaactattggaacagttGACCCAGGGTTgtcgtgaattctccatcactgacaatttaacttgagattggatgtttttctgaaatatatacgctaagaattattttggggaagatctatAGCATGTGTTATATAGGATGTCAGACGAGATAATCACAGCGCTCCCTTCTAGCCTTTGAATCTGTGAGTCTAGAACAGTCATATTGCAACTCCAGCTATAAACATAAATAGTCTTTCTTTCAGGTCTTTCTGGATTTTTCCCATTGCATCCTATGACAATCACAAATGCAGAAAGATTAAGGAAGAGAAGAGCCTTGAAAGCCATAACAGCTTCTGAGGAAGAAACTCCAGGTGACTGATAACATCTAACTGAACTGAATGACTCAAAAGATTACTGTACAGACAACGATCAGAACAGTGTGCCAACTAAAAAGGACAATATCTTTACTACAGGCAAAGAAATGATAGTGGATGTGAATTATTTCATGAGAACATTAAAGTATTTTGAGGCTTTAGGAGTTCTCAGACAAGGATTCTGATTGTCCTCATTTGTTAATTACTTCTTATTTTGCACAAATTATTCATCTTTCATGTTTGTCAAACTGCAATTACTTAGGCCCCGATCCACAAAGGTaaaatttaggcttctaaattccactgaaatccaatggAAGTCAAGaaccaaaatacctttgtggatctgggccttccaGATTACATCATTCATACAAACTGAATACAAACTCCCGTTTTCTAAATAGCTCTATTGTGGAGGTAGAGAGAGCATTACTGACTGCCATAAGAGTCTAATGTATAGGAAGTTGTGCTGGATCAACGAACAGGTGAGGATGCACCTGTAGGCTTCCTTCTAAACGTCACCTTACCATTACTTAAGACAAGCCacagttgttttttaattttacagtgaactatttcaagatttttgttagaggaggggcactcagacctggccactgttgcttctttattttcaccCAATGAAGCTGCAAATAGTGTAAGCAGCAGAAAATCCTTTTTTCGgtgcaggggtgcagcacagaatgtgACACGATTTACTTAACCACACTACTGTTCTTCCAGAAGGTATCCCACAGAACATGACCACTCTAAACATAGCAAATACTTGGATGTTTTTATACCTTTCTCCCTGAACAGTATTTGATCAAACATTATACATGCGTCCAgctaaaacaataatttaaaaatccaggaaTTACTACATGGTGTTCATAGATTATCAGCCACCCATAGCAGCCATTCATATTCCAGCGTGATAAGCACAATAAACATTGAGCTATGTTCAGAGGCAGACGGCTATCCCTGTTACTTGGAGGAACTCGCACATCATTCGTTCTATCGTCTTCCATCCACATTGTAACTCGCTTAAATGTCTTAGGTAAGGCTTGTACCATCCCCGAAGATCATCAACCTCAGACTCTGGTAGACCAAACAAAGCCACTGAGTTTGAGTCATAGAACCATCACCCCAAAAGCCTTAATTCCAATCAGTGCAAATCTCAGAATTGATGATAGGGAGCACATGAGATCTTTCTCAGCCCACGCTGCAGCACATCACCCTTTTAAAGCGCTTGACGTAACAAAGCTGAGACACGCTCACTGGACGATCACAGTATCCTGCTTATTTAAGAAGAGCACAATACAATAGACCACTCTAGTGCTGACAGAAAAGTCGCCTTCCTCAGCTGTTGCTCCAAGATGGcaatctgctgctgttcctgcatgtgaggaagttggtggggctcaaaaggagggcagctcacagcaagagaaatggctgagaagagctaGACAAGTTAGAGGCACTTGAGATTCACTGCAGGCCTATGTGGTGCTCCCTTGGCACCAGACCCATAAGGGTGCAGGGAGAACCATGGAAACTCAGCCGGCTCTCACTTGACAGGCAGCTGGGAATTGGTTCCATTTTTAATGGAGAAGTAAAATCTGAGCAAATGTATACATGGaaccaaagaaaaataagatcTTTTGCGTGATacctgaagtcctgcctgaaaaggTTCAGGCAGACGTGGCTGGTTTGGATTTTGCCTATTAGTAcatttaaaccaggggttctcagaacacattttttggtggcctcggaCTGTGACCACCAATTGttgctggtggccgcactgacacttttccctaaaatacttaactgtaggaaaaacaaataaatatgcacatacacgtgtccaaatcattgtaatttatttatgtagggttttttcagactcaaaaataatatgaaaaattatatttgtatgttgaATATTGCTTTTCGCAGCACCcttagtagctagctgggagtttgtgaaaagtgatattaacaaacatgcaagtatcacttttcacagcctcccaggtaGCTAGTAagtgtgctgtgaaaagtgatacttgcatgtttctttgtttcgcttttctcagcaagccctgggtttggagagggaggcagcaggggtctggggcaatgggggggataGAGGTGGAaccagggaaggcagtgggggctgggggcgataaatgggggttaggggaggcgtcggggagaatggtgagccctgctgccatatggctggagctgggaggcagcacccccagggtccagagtgagcggctggagcccagggttggtggctgctgctgcgcagctggagctgtggatcaacacccaccaccatggggctggggctggggttagggCTGGGGGTCGGTGCCAGAGCCCGGAGCCAGCACTTGTTGCTGCACAGCCAGGGGTTAGCGCCCAGGGCCAAGGACACGTGGCCggagcctgggtcagagcccgggGCTCGAGCCATGCAGCTGAAGCCCTGCGGCCAGGttctcacccagggctgaagcccaagccccaaggtgccctgcccaccccacaggtgagtcaagaactcacctggctcctgcagcattgtgccccacctgtctccagaggCGGGGCATGGTGGCTcatgcaggagcaacagggagggaaggggagaggctgatgctttggcctctccaccgctgcccaggaggctgttagGCCTGCACAAAAAGCCCCTGGTAGCCGCATGtgagaaatgctgatttaaactCACTTCCATGCTGTCAAAACCTTTGCCATTGTACCTCCTAACTGCTGGTTTCTCAGGTCAGCGTGTACGTAAGGGTTAAGTGAAGTGCTGCTGTAAGAATAAGCTTCGTGTCCTTTAGAGGAAACcaagacagaaaaaaatactgatgatttttaatattttttctttatctaaaaaaattaatgaaacgaTATAGAAAATTCCATTAAACACACCttttgcattttacagatttgtagtatgcaaaatttgattttatgtAGTGCCCATCCCCATGTATATTCCAGATTAGTATAaacaagacatgatttccctggtAACTGGGACCAGTTTTTATTCTGTCTCCTCAAATTTAAAAGTTCATTTGTATGTAGGCTTCGGGAAGAgttcctttctcatttctaaacacacaacacggttttcttttctggatttctCGGCCTCAAATACAAGGAGGTGGGTCTGCAGGGTTGCTTCAGGACCAGTCTGAATGAGGGAGggtttattctcctgtttaaaaaacaaaattatttctagtGTTACAGGAATAAAAGACAGAGAAATCTGGTTTATAAAGCTGGATCTCTGCATCCCTCTCCCAAAAGGACTGCATGATCAAGCTCAAGGGAGTATTCAGAAATAAATTGTTGATCATCCCTTTAATCGAGTTATACCAAAGCAAGAGTTAGACAGTGGTTGGGCAATCACCATACAGTTAAATGGAGTAAATATTAATTAGAATGTTACTGCCAATAAAGACAGGTGACCCAGTAGTAAAGCTTTGATAATTAGGGGAGGCAACATTGTCTAGTAATAACTGGCTGAACGAAGAGAGGTCCTACACTCAACAGTCACTCCCATGTTGGAGGAATCTCAACTACAAAGATGAACAATcatcttcccaaaataattttaaaatggtgacaccCCCAATGACTTATctctcagacagaaagaaaagaaataatggtggggagaaaaggggaccctggcctggggagaggagtcatacagaagttctgtgtggtaggggaaggtcggagggcacacagagccccagcctaGGGGAGATGAAGAAACATGGGACAGAGCCTCTGACATGAAAGAGGGGTGAGCAGATGCAGGGAATCTGTGAAATagagaggatgggagggtggcacatggggggaggggaatggagggcagccaggagccctcagTGTGTGCAATGAGTACAGCCTACAGAAGCATCTAAGTGTGAGAATGCCAAGTTCATAATACTTTGCATGTCTAAAATGACTTTTAtcactgtcccaaagaactttaaaaatgcaattatttcttcccatttacaaataaactctcttgccatggttttctggagagagctgcacagagTCAGAGTATTAGCTATGTTTCTGGCTCCTGACCAAAACAGATAATCTGTCAACATTTGCTTTACGTGCATGTAGCATtcaggggtggggttctgggaagGGATCAGGAGTGATGCTTATATGCCTAGATCGTCCAGTAGAAGATTTTGGAAGTAAAAGATGTCTGACAGAGGCAGGTTTCAGTATGAACCTAGCTCTCAGGTAAAGCCTGGCCCCTTCTTGGTGGCTGTGGAGCATTCTTTCTTAAAAGACCTAGTCTTGGACTGCAAAGGCGTGGGGTAGCATTTAAGGAGCACTGACAGGGGATGCATACTTCCTACTGCCAAAGAGCTCAGCTGCACAGGGGCTCACTGCACACCACTATACAGCTGAGATCTGGAACTTGATCAGTGGATCCTTTGTATTCTCTTATCCTTATCCTTCTCTCTTATCCTTTGAATTCTCCgggaattactgggtaaaatcaTATTGTTGGTGTAATGCCGGAGGTcagattaaaaaacccacattagtcctttccatggaatcacagaaccgGAAGGACCGTcctagtcccgtcccctgcactcaaggcaggtctaagtacagtagaacctcaaaaatacgaacaccagagttacagacggACCCGTCAACCAGGCACCACGTGGACCCAGAAgtacgcagtcaggcagcagcggagacgaaaaacaaaaaaacccaacaaataccATGCTGTGCCGGCACTGCATCGTCAAGTTAGGCACAtcggggctgcctgtccccaccccacccaccacttgccacGTGGAAGGCCAGCCACGTACAGGTGAAGACGCTGAGGttcacaggcacagctgtgagctCCCGAGAAGGAGTGCTGGGGTCTGCACTAGCCACAGGGGCCGTTTCccgcctctggctgggagggggacaagcctgcaaccttagtctcagtccaggaaagaagctccctgagctgctgctggaacctggCCGAGAGCGTCAGCTGCTGGAGCCCGAACTCCTGCCCGCCTGTCGCGCTCTGGAGGAGCGGCTGCGTTTGAAagggccccagcctgcactgcgcacccactggtgccaaagCGCCCCCGGGTGCCTCACGCATCACCCTTGCAGTCAGGGGGCTAGAATCAGAAACTTGCCGGGCAGCCGCTGCAGAGTGTGAGCCCCCGTTCCGAGCACTCCGCCCTGAGGAGCAGCCCATAACGGCTTGGGcaaagttacgaacaacctccattcccgaggtctcCGTAATTCTcctgtattatctagaccaggggctgtcaacaggcgaaccacgggccaaatccggattgccagacgcttttgaacagaccccagaaactttttatttacat of Natator depressus isolate rNatDep1 chromosome 11, rNatDep2.hap1, whole genome shotgun sequence contains these proteins:
- the LOC141995659 gene encoding small ribosomal subunit protein bS16m-like isoform X1; translation: MVFFLFQVLSRVIMVHLAHHLMKNYHGGHVAIRLALGGCANRPFFRIVAAYNKRARDSKYLEQVGCYDPLPNSHNEKLVGLNIERIKHWIGCGAHVTKPVEKLLVFLSGLSGFFPLHPMTITNAERLRKRRALKAITASEEETPGD
- the LOC141995659 gene encoding small ribosomal subunit protein bS16m-like isoform X2, with the protein product MVFFLFQVLSRVIMVHLAHHLMKNYHGGHVAIRLALGGCANRPFFRIVAAYNKRARDSKYLEQVGCYDPLPNSHNEKLVGLNIERIKHWIGCGAHVTKPVEKLLGLSGFFPLHPMTITNAERLRKRRALKAITASEEETPGD